From one Lycium barbarum isolate Lr01 chromosome 6, ASM1917538v2, whole genome shotgun sequence genomic stretch:
- the LOC132600683 gene encoding putative pentatricopeptide repeat-containing protein At1g02420: MARIFSYKHLSILPQTKRLTTHFLHSSQSFNSTNKEVETIYHIITVTQTPEGLKQSLKSSKIQLSNDLIDKVLKRVRFSHSNPLQAYEFFKFAAKIKGFYHTSFSLDTLLYVLGRSRKFDKMWDVLVEIKRKDQSLITPRTVQVVLGRVAKVCSVRQTVESFWGFKKLSNAFGVDCFNALLRALCQEKSMSDARNVYHSLKYKFRPNLQTFNILLSGWKSSEDAEVFFKEMRDLRVEPDVVSYNCLVDVYCKGREMEKAFRVVEEMREKDITPDVITYTTLIGGLGLVGQPDKAKHVLKEMREYGCYPDAAAYNAAIRNFCIAKRIGDAYGLMDEMVRNGLSPNATSYNVFLRSFFWINDLRSSWSLYQRMKETGCLPSTQSCMFLIRLIQRHDKVEMALELWDDMVERGFGSYILVSDILFDLLCDMGKLTEAERCFLQMVDKGQKPSNVSFRRIKVLMELANKQEALKLLSEKMAAFGSSTQLIQEDKAENEQSSSDFATC; this comes from the coding sequence ATGGCTCGAATTTTTTCCTACAAACATCTCTCTATTTTACCTCAAACAAAAAGGTTAACAACCCATTTTCTTCATTCTTCACAATCCTTTAATTCCACAAACAAAGAAGTAGAAACCATTTACCACATCATAACAGTAACACAAACACCAGAAGGACTAAAACAATCTTTAAAATCATCAAAAATACAACTATCAAATGACTTAATTGACAAAGTTCTCAAAAGGGTACGTTTTTCTCATTCAAATCCATTACAAGCTTATGAATTCTTTAAATTTGCAGCTAAGATTAAAGGGTTTTATCATACTAGTTTTTCTTTAGATACCCTTTTGTATGTACTTGGTAGAAGTCGTAAATTCGATAAAATGTGGGATGTTTTAGTTGAAATAAAGAGAAAAGATCAATCTTTAATAACACCAAGAACAGTTCAAGTTGTTTTAGGTAGAGTTGCTAAGGTTTGTTCTGTTAGACAAACTGTTGAATCTTTTTGGGGTTTCAAGAAGCTATCGAACGCGTTTGGTGTCGATTGTTTTAATGCATTGTTGAGAGCTTTGTGTCAAGAGAAGAGTATGAGTGATGCTAGGAATGTGTATCATAGTTTGAAGTATAAGTTTAGGCCAAATTTGCAAACTTTTAATATACTTTTGTCCGGTTGGAAGTCGTCCGAGGATGCGGAGGTGTTTTTTAAGGAGATGAGGGATTTGCGTGTTGAACCGGATGTTGTTTCGTATAATTGTTTGGTGGATGTGTATTGTAAAGGGAGAGAGATGGAGAAGGCGTTTAGGGTAGTGGAGGAAATGAGAGAGAAGGATATTACGCCTGATGTGATAACTTACACGACTTTAATTGGAGGGTTGGGGTTGGTTGGACAACCCGATAAGGCGAAGCACGTTTTGAAGGAGATGAGGGAGTATGGATGTTATCCGGATGCGGCTGCTTATAATGCTGCTATTAGGAACTTCTGCATTGCGAAGAGGATTGGAGACGCGTACGGTTTGATGGACGAGATGGTGAGAAATGGATTGAGCCCGAATGCTACTAGTTATAATGTGTTCTTGAGGTCATTTTTTTGGATAAATGATTTGAGAAGTTCGTGGAGTTTGTACCAGAGGATGAAGGAGACTGGGTGCTTACCGAGTACACAGTCGTGTATGTTTTTGATCAGGTTGATTCAGAGACACGATAAGGTTGAGATGGCACTTGAGTTGTGGGACGATATGGTGGAGAGAGGATTTGGCTCATATATTTTGGTCTCAGATATTTTGTTTGATTTGCTTTGCGATATGGGAAAGTTGACCGAAGCAGAAAGATGTTTCTTGCAAATGGTGGATAAAGGGCAAAAACCAAGTAATGTTTCATTTAGGAGGATTAAGGTTCTTATGGAATTGGCTAATAAACAGGAAGCTCTTAAGCTTTTGTCAGAAAAGATGGCTGCTTTTGGTTCTTCCACACAACTGATCCAAGA